The Candidatus Nanosynbacter lyticus genome window below encodes:
- a CDS encoding DUF192 domain-containing protein — protein MNAKSASIVQRIIVWVIVLGVLAGIGYGVWAVTRQMNKTYTTVDIGKGTFRVEVADTDETRARGLGGRQELGKSEGMLFVAEKDGDIPMWMKDMRVPIDIIWLDAKKKVVHVKRDVWPDNEPHEVYHTPVPARYVLELPAGSAKEHSIKPGVTARFTTEGKR, from the coding sequence ATGAATGCGAAGTCGGCGTCGATAGTGCAGCGGATCATCGTTTGGGTGATCGTGCTCGGCGTGTTGGCCGGGATCGGCTACGGCGTATGGGCGGTGACGCGCCAGATGAATAAAACGTACACGACGGTTGACATTGGCAAGGGTACGTTTCGAGTAGAGGTCGCTGATACGGACGAGACGCGGGCGCGAGGCTTGGGCGGTCGGCAGGAGCTGGGCAAGAGCGAGGGGATGTTGTTTGTGGCCGAGAAAGACGGTGATATACCAATGTGGATGAAGGATATGCGTGTCCCGATTGATATCATTTGGCTGGATGCCAAGAAAAAGGTCGTGCATGTCAAGCGTGATGTCTGGCCCGATAATGAGCCGCACGAAGTGTATCACACACCAGTGCCGGCGCGGTACGTGTTGGAGCTGCCGGCAGGTAGTGCCAAGGAACACAGCATCAAACCGGGCGTCACCGCGCGGTTTACGACGGAGGGGAAGCGATGA
- a CDS encoding RimK family alpha-L-glutamate ligase gives MNIAILSNGNINYSTLRLKEEAEKRGHRVKVIKYKNCYVSIDERHPKVIYRGREIGNFDVFIPRIASYMTRYGTAVLRQLEMANPQAFFMNRSIAISRSRDKLRSVQLLARAGVSIPKTVFSRNETDIDVLLDEIGGTPAIIKLARGTHGNGVVLAETIKAAKSVMQAFYLSDSDGTNVLLQEFIKESAGTDIRAFVVGSQVVASMKRQSLDDDFRSNLHKGGEGTAIKLTPDERKMCIKAAKAMGLVVAGVDFMRSNRGALVLEVNASPGFGIEKVTGRNVAGRIIDYIDRNAKRGNKKDKVGA, from the coding sequence ATGAATATTGCGATTCTATCTAACGGTAACATCAACTACTCCACCCTTCGCCTCAAGGAAGAAGCTGAAAAGCGTGGTCATCGAGTTAAAGTTATCAAGTATAAAAATTGTTATGTGTCAATTGATGAGCGGCATCCAAAGGTTATTTATCGCGGCAGGGAAATCGGTAACTTTGACGTGTTCATCCCGCGAATTGCTAGCTATATGACGCGCTACGGGACGGCAGTGCTGCGGCAATTGGAAATGGCGAATCCGCAAGCATTTTTTATGAATCGGTCTATCGCCATCAGTCGTTCGCGCGATAAACTACGATCGGTGCAGCTGCTGGCCCGGGCTGGGGTGTCGATCCCAAAGACGGTGTTCTCGCGCAATGAAACGGATATCGATGTACTGCTGGATGAGATTGGCGGTACGCCGGCGATTATTAAGCTGGCGCGCGGCACCCACGGCAATGGCGTGGTACTGGCGGAGACAATTAAAGCCGCTAAGTCGGTTATGCAAGCGTTTTACCTCAGTGATTCTGACGGCACAAACGTGCTACTACAGGAATTTATCAAGGAGTCGGCTGGCACCGATATTCGGGCATTTGTGGTCGGTAGTCAAGTGGTAGCTAGCATGAAACGACAGAGTTTAGATGATGACTTTCGCAGTAACTTACATAAGGGCGGCGAGGGAACCGCCATTAAATTAACGCCTGATGAGCGAAAGATGTGCATCAAAGCTGCCAAAGCCATGGGTTTGGTAGTGGCCGGCGTCGACTTCATGCGCTCGAACCGTGGGGCGCTGGTATTAGAAGTGAATGCCAGTCCAGGATTTGGCATCGAAAAAGTCACGGGCCGCAATGTGGCTGGTCGAATCATCGACTATATTGATCGCAACGCCAAGCGCGGTAACAAAAAAGATAAAGTCGGCGCCTGA
- a CDS encoding putative ATP-dependent zinc protease — MAAQKTIIGRNVKVDFGRRAVNVPAKVDTGADGSSVWASNIRVDKDGVLKFSLFGKGSPYYNGKVFRRTDYSVAMVKSASGHEIIKYRTHFTIILAGKKIKALFSLSDRAVHNFPVLIGRRTLSGKFLVDVSMNEVRNQKKSQTIRLNKELAKNPHKFYKKYHKPKDT; from the coding sequence ATGGCAGCACAAAAAACCATCATTGGTCGAAATGTGAAGGTGGACTTTGGTCGGCGGGCGGTTAATGTGCCGGCTAAGGTTGACACCGGTGCGGACGGCTCATCAGTGTGGGCGAGCAATATTCGTGTTGATAAAGACGGTGTCTTGAAGTTCTCGCTATTTGGTAAAGGCTCACCGTATTATAACGGCAAGGTGTTTCGGCGTACCGATTATTCGGTAGCGATGGTTAAGAGCGCCTCTGGCCATGAAATTATAAAATATCGGACACATTTTACCATTATATTGGCTGGCAAGAAGATTAAAGCGTTATTTAGCCTGTCTGATAGGGCTGTGCATAATTTTCCAGTGCTAATTGGACGACGGACATTAAGCGGTAAGTTTTTGGTTGACGTAAGTATGAATGAAGTAAGGAACCAGAAGAAATCACAGACTATAAGGCTAAATAAAGAACTAGCTAAAAATCCTCACAAGTTTTATAAAAAATACCATAAACCAAAGGATACGTAG
- a CDS encoding tyrosine/phenylalanine carboxypeptidase domain-containing protein: MSIVLEMVPRQPRTIEEIINPHNLPEAGFQSYTELVNNALDQREDFIAGKFRNPRFEHRRLRDMSALDKGVIALGRAREEATDREPDSVSREAIGSSLAFRMAEMEYVKLLGQLEFLHHEGGNQEELSEVQEQARQLGHELYGQPQPEIRDAALNELWNILDGKAYHPTAQVLYDELANGFNWQDQVIPAMLRAEDDEARLPRFEDNQALEWAGEQIIEHNADIQALVQELWGQKVKECGEEYVCGPADIVEAFQAVINLRDPDHTSGVTVKLVENKTALSWESPEMAVVVGGKRAPIKTSDELFRKVLHEFGVHGQRSINGLKTKLSVLGMGLFTDTPRPDYLTFEEGLATTVEEMIGDTVPKWTAAKLGHYINISLAEQGADFRTVFETAWRYRLLGKLKDNQEVTQEMIDKEQRMAYGSCVRIFRGTQPDMADRQPGVAPLTFNKDLAYLEGRVLAMRHLESLYANQDVDGVTRLFAGKYDPTNPRQQELMMRALAA, from the coding sequence ATGAGTATAGTGCTCGAAATGGTACCGCGCCAACCGCGAACGATTGAAGAGATTATTAATCCTCACAATCTTCCTGAAGCCGGGTTTCAGTCGTATACAGAACTTGTTAATAATGCGCTCGATCAGCGAGAGGACTTTATCGCTGGGAAGTTTCGTAATCCTCGCTTTGAACACCGGCGTCTTCGCGATATGTCGGCACTAGATAAGGGTGTTATAGCACTTGGTCGAGCTCGTGAAGAGGCGACTGATCGTGAGCCTGACTCAGTATCCCGTGAGGCGATTGGTTCGTCGCTTGCGTTTCGCATGGCGGAAATGGAATATGTGAAGTTGCTCGGTCAGCTAGAGTTTTTACATCATGAAGGGGGAAATCAAGAAGAGTTGAGTGAGGTGCAGGAGCAAGCTCGACAGCTTGGTCATGAATTATACGGTCAGCCGCAGCCAGAGATTCGTGATGCGGCGCTTAATGAGCTGTGGAATATACTAGACGGCAAAGCCTATCACCCGACCGCACAGGTTTTGTACGATGAGTTAGCGAATGGCTTTAACTGGCAGGACCAGGTAATACCGGCGATGCTCCGTGCTGAAGATGATGAAGCACGACTTCCTCGCTTTGAGGATAATCAGGCATTGGAGTGGGCTGGTGAGCAGATTATTGAGCACAATGCTGATATTCAGGCGCTGGTGCAGGAGTTATGGGGCCAGAAAGTCAAAGAATGTGGTGAAGAATATGTATGCGGTCCAGCTGATATCGTCGAAGCGTTTCAAGCAGTGATCAATCTGCGCGACCCTGATCATACCAGCGGCGTAACGGTGAAGCTAGTAGAAAATAAGACTGCGCTATCTTGGGAATCTCCAGAGATGGCAGTGGTAGTTGGTGGGAAGCGAGCGCCGATCAAGACAAGTGATGAGCTGTTTCGTAAGGTACTACACGAATTTGGAGTACATGGGCAGCGTTCAATCAATGGACTGAAGACAAAGCTATCGGTCCTCGGGATGGGTTTGTTCACTGATACTCCACGACCAGATTACCTGACCTTTGAAGAGGGGCTGGCGACGACGGTTGAGGAAATGATTGGTGATACTGTGCCGAAATGGACAGCTGCAAAACTTGGCCACTACATTAATATCTCGCTGGCGGAGCAGGGTGCAGATTTTCGCACGGTGTTCGAGACAGCGTGGCGATATCGTCTACTTGGGAAGTTAAAGGATAATCAAGAGGTGACGCAGGAGATGATAGATAAAGAGCAGCGAATGGCATATGGGTCCTGTGTAAGGATCTTCCGTGGCACGCAGCCTGATATGGCGGACCGCCAGCCTGGGGTAGCGCCACTAACCTTTAATAAAGACCTCGCTTATCTTGAGGGGCGTGTTCTGGCAATGCGACATTTGGAGAGTCTATACGCTAATCAGGACGTTGATGGAGTTACTCGTCTCTTTGCTGGTAAGTATGATCCAACCAACCCCAGGCAGCAAGAGTTGATGATGAGGGCGCTTGCAGCGTAG
- the dnaJ gene encoding molecular chaperone DnaJ: MSKRDYYEVLGVSKTASEDEIKKAFRKAAVKYHPDKEGGDEAKFKEVNEAYEVLKDKQKRQRYDQFGHAGVGGAAGGGFGGNPFEGFGGFGGQNVQFDFGGDGGMFGDIFSQFFGGGATGSRGGARRGRDVETNVTLSFEEAVFGTEKNLNITLDAECEHCHGDGVEPGHSLKTCEDCKGSGQQTRVMNSIFGQIQQAVTCPTCHGRGKIPEQNCSVCGGKGTTRQRQEITVKIPAGIDDGATIRLHGRGEAVQGGPRGDLYVHIRVKAHKKFTREGDIILSEEHISMVDAALGTEIDVETVDGTVRMKIPAGTQSGTDFKLSDHGVPHLRNDERGPHIVGVIVDTPTKLSKKQRELLEQFDGARRRGLFS; this comes from the coding sequence AAGCAGCGGTCAAGTACCATCCCGACAAAGAGGGCGGCGATGAAGCTAAATTCAAAGAGGTCAACGAGGCGTATGAAGTCCTAAAAGACAAACAAAAGCGCCAGCGCTACGACCAGTTTGGTCATGCTGGTGTCGGCGGCGCAGCAGGTGGTGGCTTTGGCGGCAATCCGTTCGAAGGATTTGGCGGTTTTGGCGGGCAAAACGTGCAGTTTGACTTTGGTGGTGATGGCGGTATGTTTGGCGATATTTTCAGTCAATTTTTCGGTGGCGGCGCGACTGGTTCACGGGGTGGTGCGCGACGCGGTCGTGACGTTGAAACTAATGTAACTCTGAGTTTTGAAGAGGCGGTGTTTGGCACAGAAAAGAACTTGAACATAACCCTAGACGCTGAGTGTGAACATTGTCATGGCGATGGCGTCGAGCCGGGCCATAGCTTAAAAACCTGTGAGGACTGCAAGGGTTCTGGTCAGCAGACTCGCGTCATGAACTCGATTTTTGGACAAATTCAGCAAGCAGTCACCTGTCCGACCTGTCACGGCCGCGGCAAGATTCCAGAGCAAAACTGTTCAGTCTGTGGCGGTAAGGGTACGACTCGCCAGCGCCAGGAGATCACGGTCAAGATCCCAGCTGGTATTGATGATGGCGCGACGATCCGCCTGCATGGTCGTGGCGAAGCTGTTCAAGGCGGCCCGCGCGGCGACCTATACGTTCACATTCGTGTCAAGGCGCATAAGAAGTTCACTCGTGAAGGCGACATTATCCTGTCAGAAGAGCATATCTCGATGGTTGATGCAGCGCTGGGAACGGAAATTGATGTGGAAACCGTGGATGGCACCGTGCGGATGAAAATCCCAGCCGGCACCCAGTCGGGGACTGATTTTAAGTTATCAGACCACGGCGTGCCGCACTTGAGAAATGACGAACGCGGCCCGCACATCGTCGGCGTCATCGTCGATACGCCAACCAAACTGAGTAAGAAGCAGCGAGAACTACTGGAACAGTTTGATGGTGCGAGGAGGCGCGGACTGTTTTCGTAA